A stretch of DNA from Gemmatimonadota bacterium:
CGCGCCCGCGCCCTCGCCACCCGCCTCATCCAGAGCGTGCCGCACCTTGTCGGGCGGGCCGAGAAGAATCGGCTGGAGCAGCCGCTCCTGCTGCAGCCGGGCGACCGCCTGGATCGTGCGCTCCTCCGTCCCCTCCGGGAACACGACGCGGCGGTTCAGCGCCGCCGCGCGGGCGCGGAGTTGCTCCAGGAAGTCGCTCACCGCCTGCCCCCGTGGCGCCGTGGCTCCCGGCCGCCTTGCTCCGCTTCACGCTGCTCGCGGAAGCGCGCCTCCATCTTGGCCTGCACCTCGGGCGAGACCAGCCCGCTGATTTCGCCGCCCAGGAGTCCGATCTCGCGGACCAGCGACGCGGAGAGGAACGAGTAGCTCACGTCCGGCGCCAGAAACACCGTCTCGACCTCCGGCCAGAGCCGGCGATTCATGAGCGCCATCTGGAACTCGTACTCGAAGTCGGAGACCGCGCGCAGCCCCCGGATGATCAGGTCGGCGCCGCGGCTGCGCGCGAAATCGACCAGCAGTCCATCGAACTCCGCCGCTTCCACTCGCGGCTCGCCTGCGAACACCTCGCGGATCATCTCGACCCGCTCGCCGATGCTGAACAGCCCCTGCTTGGGCGCTGTCGCCCGCTGGGCGACGGCCACGATCACGCGGTCCGCAAAGCGAAGCGCCCGGCGCACAATGTCCTCGTGACCGCGCGTGATGGGGTCGAACGAGCCAGGGTAGATCGCGGTGCGCGAGGGGGGCATAGTGCTCACGGGGGTGCGGGAATCGAGGTCAGCGCCGTGTCGCCGTAGCGGCGCGTGCGTGCGCCCGGCAGTTCCGGGACCGGGTCGCCCGTCCGGTGCTCGACCCAGAGCCAGCGCGCGAACGGGCGGCGTGCGAAGAGCCGGGTCAGCGCCTCGGCTGCCCGGCGGCCGTAGGGCGGGTCAGCCAGTGCCAGGTCAAAGGCCAGCGGCTCGAGCGCGGCGGCGTAGGCGAGGGCATCGGCGCGGACGACCTGGGCGTGATCGACGGCGTCCAGCCGTTCAATATTTGCCGTCAGTGCGCGCAGCGC
This window harbors:
- the coaD gene encoding pantetheine-phosphate adenylyltransferase, yielding MPPSRTAIYPGSFDPITRGHEDIVRRALRFADRVIVAVAQRATAPKQGLFSIGERVEMIREVFAGEPRVEAAEFDGLLVDFARSRGADLIIRGLRAVSDFEYEFQMALMNRRLWPEVETVFLAPDVSYSFLSASLVREIGLLGGEISGLVSPEVQAKMEARFREQREAEQGGREPRRHGGRR
- the rsmD gene encoding 16S rRNA (guanine(966)-N(2))-methyltransferase RsmD codes for the protein MRIIAGRWRGRSIQAPPGRGTRPTADRVREAWMSALQPELPGASVVDLFAGSGALGLEALSRGAARVVFVERSAAALRALTANIERLDAVDHAQVVRADALAYAAALEPLAFDLALADPPYGRRAAEALTRLFARRPFARWLWVEHRTGDPVPELPGARTRRYGDTALTSIPAPP